Genomic segment of Aliarcobacter trophiarum LMG 25534:
ACTAATTACTATATTATCACTATTGCTACCTAAAACTTTTTCTATATAAGGAGTTTGAGGTTCTTTCTCTAGATTTAAAAGATTTGCTCTTTCTATTTCTTGAGCTTCACGTGTAAGTTCATTGTAAGAAGTAACTGAGTAAATATCAACTTTTATATTATATTCGCTAGATAAAATTTCTGCAGCTCTTATAGCCTCTTGAAAAATAGAACCTGAACCCAAAATTTTAACTTTGAAATCATTTTTTGCTTCAAAAGTTTTTACTTTGTAAATCCCTTTTATAATACCCTCTTCAGCACCATTTGGCATTGTTGGTTGAGCATAGTTTTCATTTAGAGTTGTAATATAGTAGAAAATATCTTCTTGTTTCTCTCCATACATTCTTTCCATACCATTTTGCACTATAACTGCAACTTCATATCCATAAGTTGGGTCATATGTTACACAATTTGGAATAGTGTTTGCTAAAATATGAGAGTGACCATCTTCGTGTTGTAAACCTTCTCCATTTAAAGTAGTTCTTCCAGATGTTCCACCTACAAGAAAACCTCTTGCTTTTTGATCTCCTGCTGCATAACATAGATCTCCCGTTCTTTGAAATCCAAACATAGAGTAGAATATATAAAATGGAATCATTGGATAATCATTTACAGAGTACGATGTAGCAGCTGCTATCCATGAACTCATAGCTCCTAGTTCATTAATCCCCTCTTGTAAAACTTGACCTTTTATATCCTCTTTATAAAAGGCTACTTGGTCTTTATCTTGTGGTATATATTTTTGTCCAACACTTGAGTAAATTCCATATTGTCTAAACATTCCCTCCATTCCAAAAGTTCTAGCTTCATCTGGAACTATTGGAACAATATTTTTTCCTAATTCTTTATCTTTTAAAAGTACATTTAAAACTCTTACAAATGCCATAGTTGTAGATATTTCTCTATCACCACTTCCAGCAGTGATACTTTCAAAATCACTTAAAGTTGGGATTTTTAATTTACTTGTAAATTTTTCTAGTCTTTGAGGAACAAATCCACCTAAGGCTTCTCTTCTCTCTTTTAAATATTTAATCTCTGGCGAATTTTCATCTGGTCTATAATATGAGTAGCTTTCTACCTCTTCATCACTTATTGGTAAATCAAATCTATCTCTAAAAGCTTTTAAGTGATTAACATCCACTTTTTTTACTTGGTGAGCTATATTCATACCCTCAGCAGCACTTCCCATTCCATAACCCTTTACAGTTTTTGCTAAAATAACTGTTGGTCTTCCTTTTGTTTCAACAGCTCTTTTAAATGCTGCATAAACTTTAACAGGGTCATGTCCACCACGATTAAGCTTCCAAATATCGTTGTCGCTTAAGTTTTCAACAAGTTTTGCAGTTTCAGGGAATTTATTAAAGAAATTCTCTCTTGTATATGCTCCACCTTTTTGTTTAAAGTTTTGATACTCACCATCAACTGTTTGTTCCATTAATTCAAGTAGTTTTCCAGAACTATCTTTTTCAAGTAAAGAGTCCCATAGTCCTCCCCAAATTACTTTTATAACTTCCCAACCAGCTCCTCTAAATCCACCTTCAAGCTCTTGAATAATTTTTCCATTTCCTCTTACTGGACCATCTAATCTTTGTAGGTTACAATTTATTACAAAGATAAGATTATCTAAGCCTTCTCTTGCAGCCATTCCAATGGCTCCTAAAGATTCTGGCTCATCTGTTTCTCCATCTCCCATAAAGCAATAAACTTTTTGTTCACTACAATCTTTTATTCCTCTATTTGTAAGGTATTTTAGAAATCTAGCTTGATATATTGCTTGTAAAGGTCCAAGTCCCATTGAAACAGTTGGAAACTGCCAATAACTAGGCATTAGTTTTGGGTGTGGATATGATGATAAACCTTTTGTAAATGCTTCTTGACGAAAATTATCCATCTGTTCTTCAGTAAATCTTCCCTCAAGAAAACTTCTAGAGTAAATACCTGGACTTATATGCCCTTGAAAAAATATTAAATCTCCACCATCTTTTTCGTTTGGTGCTCTAAAAAAGTGATTGAAACCAACATCATAAAGTGTTGCAGATGATTGAAACGATGCAATATGACCACCAAGCTCTAACTTTTTATTTGAAGCTCTTTGAACCATTATTTGAGCATTCCATCTAATAATTGATCTAATTTTTCTCTCTAGGTCCATATTTGCTGGTATTTTTGGTTCTTCATTTGTAGGAATAGTATTTATATAAGCAGTTGTAGCACTATAAGGTAAATGTGCACCACTTCTTCTTGATTTATCTATTAGTTTTTCTAGTAAAAAGTGAGCTCTCTCAACTCCTTCTTCTTCTATAACAGCTTCTAACGCTTCCATCCACTCTTTTGTCTCTAGTGGGTTAATATCTTCTAAATTAAGTTTAGGCATAAATCTCCTTTATAAAAGTTTTCTTAATTTTTAAAATTAATTTGCAATTTTAATATAAAATAAATTATAATCCACTTATATTAAAATATTTAGGATAAACACAGATGAAGTTTAACAATAAGTTTAGACTGATTATATCACAAAATTTAAGTTCAATTGAGAATTCAAATATAGATAAAGCACTATTCAAAAGTTTTTCAAAAAATTCTACACCAATATTAAGGCTTTATTCTTGGCAAGATAGTGTAACTTTAGGTGCTGGGCAAAATATTGATGATTACAAAAAGCTACAAAGAGATTACAAAAGTAATGTATCAAAAAGGCTAACAGGTGGTGGAATATTATTTCATGGGCATGATATCTCTTATACAATTTTAATAAACCCAAATGAGATAGAAAATCGTGATGTAAAAGAGACATATTTTTTACTTTGTCAATTTTTGATAAGGTTTTATGAAACTTTAGACTTAAATCCAAAATTTGCAAAGGATATAAAAGAGATAACTTTAAGTAAAAGCCCTTTTTGTCAAGTTGGCTTTGAAGCTTATGATATTATAATAGATGGAAAAAAAATTGGAGGAAATGCACAAAAAAGAGCAAAGAGTTGTATTTTGCAGCACGGTTCAATTCCTCTTTTTAGTAAAAATAGTAGTGAATTTTTTGGAAGCAGTTTGGAAGATTTTTCCAAAAAACTAAGTTTTGAAGAGGCAAAAAATATTTTGATAAAAGCTTTTGAAGAGGTTTTTAATGTAGAGTTTTTTGAAGATAAATTAAATAATGAAGAGATAAAAATATATAATGAATTATGTAAGGATTAGATAATGACACAAAATATTAATGTAAATATAAAAAGTGAAGTAGCATATAAAAAACCAGAGTGGTTAAGAAAGAAACTAAATCCATCTGCTCAAATTGAGATGGAGAATCTTTTAAAAGGAGTTGGTGGGCTACATACAATTTGCCAAGAGGCTAAATGTCCAAATATTAGTGAGTGTTTTTCAAATAAAAATGCTACTTTTTTAATATTAGGAAATATATGTACAAGAAGATGTACATATTGTAATGTAACAACAGGTATGCCAAATATGGTTGATGAAAGCGAGATAAAAAAGGTTACAACTTCTGTTTTATCTTTGGGTCTAAAATTTGTGGTAATTACAAGCCCAGCAAGAGATGATTTAAAAGATGGAGGAGCAGAGCAGTTTTATAAAGTGACAAGAGATATTATAGAAAAATCTCCAGAGACAAAAGTTGAGATATTAATCCCTGATTTTAAAGGTAGTGAAGATAGTTTAAAAAGAGTTATAGAGTCAGGTGCAACAATAATAGGACATAATATAGAAACAGTTCCTAGTTTATATCGTATTAGAAGAAATGGAACTTATGGAAGAAGTTTAGAAGTTTTAAGAAAGTTAAAAGAGCTAGGTGGAGAAAAAGTAAAAACAAAAAGTGCTTTGATGGTAGGTTTGGGAGAAACAGAAGATGAAATGATAGCTGTTTTTCAAGATCTATTAACTGTTGGTTGTAAGTTTTTAAGCATTGGACAATATTTAGCTCCTAGTGGAGATTTTGAAAAAGTTGTAGAGTTTGTAAAACCAGAGCAATTTGAGAAATATGAAAAAATAGCTTATTCTATGGGATTTGAATTTGTAAAAGCAAGTCCATATGCAAGAAGTTCTTATATGGCTCATCACTACTTAAATATGGCAAGTGCTTTATAAAATAGAGATTTATTAAAATCTTTATTTATATATTTGACATATTAGTTTAAAATATAATATTGTATTGATTTTATTATGTTAAAGTTATATATTCTATAGAAATTGTTATTTTTTTATCTTAAAACTCTCTTCAAGAGTTTTTAGTTCATCTGCATTTTGTTGAGCCTTTTTTACTGCTTCTTCAAAAGCAAAACCTTTCATTACTATTTCATAAAGTCTTGGTTTATCTTTTCTCCAATTTCTTAAAGTTACAGGAGTTACACCTATATATCCAGCCATATCTCTTTGAGTCATTTTTTAGCCTTTTTAAATAAAATTTAACTTATACAGCTTTATTACTCAACAGATTAAATATTAACCATAAGAGTAGTAAAATTAGTTAATGTTTAACTATCTTTAAAAAAATAAGATAAAATATTTTTTCTTAAACTAATAAAAAGAGAAAAATATTATCTTTATTTACAAGGAACATAATGAAAACATTTTTATTTATTATTTTTATAAGCCTCTTTGGCATCTTTCTTTTATTTGAAATAAACCAGATTGATTTTTTATCAATAAATAGCCATAAGGATAATATTTATAAAATAATTATTGGATCTATTTACATATTTATAACATATTTATTTTTATTAATATTATTATCAAAATTTGTGAATAAAAAGTTATTTTTACTAACAGTTCTATTTTTTATACAGGCAATAAATACTTTTGTAACAATATTATTAGTTGAAATAAATTCTAACTCAGATATTCTAAGTGAATTTATATCTTTTTCTGTTTTAATGTTAATTATTTATATATTGTTTGAACGTAATAAAGATATTAAATCAAATAAGATAGTTTATCTTATGATATTTATACTATATTTTATTTTTGTAACATACTATATAAAATATCAAATCGAAATAATATTTTTAATATATGTATATATTTTGTCTTACTATTTAGTAAATAAATTAAACTATATGAAAGAGATAAAAACAACAAATATCAAACTTGAAATAATGAGTTCAATAGATTATTTGACACAGGTAAATAATAGAAAATCAATAGATTATTTTTTACAAGAGAATGAGAAAATATTTAAGCAATGTAGTAATGAATTTTCAATAATTTTAATAGATATAGATAATTTTAAAGAGATAAACGATACTTACGGTCATCTAATTGGAGATAAGGTTCTTATAAAAATTGCAGAAGTTTTAAAAAAATATGTAAGAGATACAGATATTGTAGGTAGATTTGGTGGTGAAGAGTTTATAATAATTTGTAGTAATACAAAGCAAGAAGGGGTTAAAAAACTAGCAGAAAATTTGAGAAAAATATTATTAAAACAAGATTTTGAGATATTAAGACAAGTGACAGCTAGTTTTGGAATAGCAAGTTATAAAGATACAGATAATATAGATGAGTTGATTAAAAGAGCAGATAGAGCTTTGTATCTAGCTAAATCAAAAGGTAAAAATAGAGTAGAGCAAATATTATAAAAGTCTATTTTTCTAAGATAAAGGATTTAAAAAAGATAGTATAAATTACTAAAACTTTAAATAACCAATATCTAACACAAAATATAATACAATCTCGCCTTAAAAAATTTAAAATACCCAAAAAGAGAAATAAAGATGATAGAGCTAATAAATATACAAAAATCATATCCAACACAAACTTTATATCAAGATTTAAATCTAAGGTTAAATAAAGGTGACAAAGTAGGATTAGTTGGAAGAAATGGAACAGGAAAATCAACACTTTTTAAGTTAATCTTAGAAGAAGAACAACCAGATAGTGGAGAGATAGCAAAGCCAAAAAATTATAAAATAGGAGCTTTGAAACAGTACTTTGATTTCAAAGAGAAAACTCTTTTAGAAGAGACAGCAACAGCTCTAAGTGAAGATGATAAGTATAATATTTATAAAGCAGAAAAGATTCTTTTTGGACTTGGATTTAGTGAAGAAGATTTTCAAAAAGAGCCAAAAAGTTTTTCAGGTGGTTATCAAATACGAATAAATTTGGCAAAACTACTTTTAACAGAACCAAATATGCTTTTACTCGATGAGCCTACAAACTATCTGGATATTTTATCTATTAGATGGTTAAGAGAGTTTCTAAAAAGTTTTGATGGTGAGGTTATTTTAATAACTCATGATAGAGATTTTATGAATAGTGTTTGTACACATACTATGGGAATTATAAGAAAAGATGCCTTTATAATTGCTGGTGGAACTCAAAAATTCTTTGAACAACTAAGTGCAAATGAAGAGCATTATGAAAAGCAAAAAATTGCTCAAGAGAAGAAGATAAAAGACCTTGAAGAGTTTATTGCAAAAAATAAGGCTAGAGCAGCCACTGCAACTTTGGCTCAATCAAAGGTGAAAATACTTGAAAAAATGGATATTCTAGAAGATATTGAGTATGAAAGAGATCTGAAATTTGATTTTAACTATAAAGATACAAGTGCAAAATTTTTGCTAGAAGTTAAAGATGTGAGTTTTGGATATGATAAAAACAGTATACTTTTTAAAGATATAACTTTTGCACTTAGTCGTGGTGAAACTTTGGGAATTATTGGAAAAAATGGAAAAGGTAAATCTACACTTTTAAATGTCCTAGCAGGTGAGTTAAAAGCTCTTAGTGGAAGTGTTGATTTTCATCCAAGCACTGTTTTTGGACATTTTGGGCAAACAAATATAAATCATTTAAATATGAATAATACAATTATGGATGAAATTCACTCTGTAAATGTAAAACTACCTGAATCAGTTATAAGAAATATATGTGGAATTATGATGTTTAGCGGAGATAATGCAAAGAAAAAAATCTCGCTTTTAAGTGGAGGAGAAAAAAGTAGAGTAATGCTAGGAAAAATTATTGCACAAGATGTAAATCTTCTTTTCCTTGATGAGCCTACAAACCACCTTGACATTGAGTCTATAGAAGCTCTTACAAATGCTATAAAAGAGTTTGAAGGTTCAAGTATTATTGTAACTCATAGTGAAGAGTTGCTTCGAGCTGTTTGTGATAGATTGATAGTTTTTACAAATGATGGAGCTGATTATTTTAATGGAACTTATGATGAGTTTTTAGAAAAAATAGGTTGGGGTGATGATATAGATGAAACAAAACCTTCTAAAACTTCAAATAAAGATGAAAAAAAAGATAAACCAAAGATAAATAAAAAAGAGAGCAAAAAATTAAGAGCAGAGTTAGTTGCTAAGAAGAGTCAAGATTTAAAACCTTTAAAAGCTGAACTTGAAATTTTAGAAGAAAAAGCAAAAACTCTAATGGGACTTGATAAAACAAAAGTAGAAAATGAGATTTTGGAAATTATGCAAAAAATTGAGAGTATAAATATTGAATTTGAACAAAAAATGAGTGAATTTTAATTTAAAAACTAGCAATAAACAGATTGTAAAAATTTTTTTATTTTTCTATACTTTCAATAATTAAAATAGAAAGTATAGAAGATGGCTACAAAAATATCAAAAGTTTTATATATAAAAGTTGGAAATGTAACTGTTACAAAACTTACAGATCAAAAGAGAGAAGAGCTTGTTTCTGGCATTAAAAAATATCCAGTAGGAAAAGCATATTTAACAAAAAATGGATTTAGTGATGATTTTCAAGCAGATTTACTTCATCATGGAGGAGAAAATAAAGCTCTATTTTTATTTTCTTGTTTAACTTACAAAAAAATAAGTTCTTATTTTGAAAATAGTTTTGATATGACAAATATGGCATATTTTGGTGAAAACATAATACTTGATGAAATTTGTGAAAAAGATATATGTATTGGCGATATATTAAAAATTGGTGAAGCAAAAATAGAAATTACACAACCTAGACAACCTTGTTGGAAATTGAGTGCAAATACAGATAAAAAAAATATGACGAAATTTATATTTGAAAGTGGTTATACAGGATTTTATGCAAAAGTTTTGAAAGAGGGGCAAATTTTACAAAATGATGAGGTTATTTTGGAAAATAGGAGAAATCCAAAATTAACTATTGAAAAATTAAATCAACTAATAGTTAATCCACTGATTGATGAAGAATTAACTATAAATGCTTTAAATTGTGAAGATTTAGGTTTAGCTTTTAAAAATTCTTTACAAAAAAGATATGAATTAGGGGATAAAGATGATCAATTTACCTTTTATCATACATAAAAAGGATTGAATATGAGAAGAGCAGAGTTTGATATAAAAGATGAAAATAGTATAAAAGAAGTATTAGAAAGTTGTGAATATGGAACATTGAGTTTAATAAATGGTGAAAAGCCATATTGTGTAGCTCTAAATTTTGTATATTTTAAAGGCTCTATCTATTTTCATGGAAGTAGTGAGGGTAAAAAAATAGATACAATAAAAGCAAACTCAAATGGTGCTTTTTTAGTTGTAAATCCATATTCGATTATTCCGTCACATTTCTTTGATACAGTTGCAGCTTGTCCTGCAACACAATTTTTTGCTTCTGTTCTTATTGAAGGAACTTTGAATTTTATAGAAAATAGTGATGAAAAAGCAAAAGTTTTAAGTGCTTTAATGGAGAAATTGCAAAAAGATGGTGGATATGAAGAGATCTCTTATAATAAGCCTATGTACACAAAAATGATTGATAAAGTGACAGTAATTGAGTTAAAACCAGAAAATATATCTTGTAAAATTAAAGTAGGACAAAATTTGAATGATGAAAAAAGAGATAAACTTTTTGAAAAGCTAGGAAATAGGGCTTCAAGAGTTGATATAAAAACTATAAAAGAGATGAGAATTTATAATAATTAATTTTAACTAGAGTTTTAAACTCTAGTTAAAAATTATTTGAAAATATCAGAAGTTTGGCTTTCATACCAAGCATAAGCATATTTTGCTTCAAGTATTCTAATATGACCATCTGGGTCTTGCTCAGGACTAACTCCACCAGCTCCATCAACATTTTGTATTTTGTCATCAAGTGCATTATAAACAGCAGCAATTGATATACCGTAGTTTGGATTTAATAAACTATAGCAAGTATTTGCTAGTTTTGGAGGATTTAAAGGTTCTTGTTGTTTTAATATTCTTGCTATTTGAAGTGCTACAACTTTTCCTTGAGTACTTGCGCTAAATGCAGATTTTGGCATTGGCGCCGCATTTGAAGCATCTCCAATAACATGAACATTTTTAACTAGTTTAGACTCAAAAGTTTTTGGATGAATATCACACCAATCTTTTCCATTAGCAACTAATCCTGAATCAAATGCTAATTGAGAAGCTTTTTGATTTGGAATATAGTTTAAAACATCTGCTTCTATCTCCTCATCTTCAGTTACAATTACTTTTTTAACTGGATCAACACTTATAACTTTTCCACCAAATTGTGCTGCTCTCCAG
This window contains:
- the aceE gene encoding pyruvate dehydrogenase (acetyl-transferring), homodimeric type, with the protein product MPKLNLEDINPLETKEWMEALEAVIEEEGVERAHFLLEKLIDKSRRSGAHLPYSATTAYINTIPTNEEPKIPANMDLERKIRSIIRWNAQIMVQRASNKKLELGGHIASFQSSATLYDVGFNHFFRAPNEKDGGDLIFFQGHISPGIYSRSFLEGRFTEEQMDNFRQEAFTKGLSSYPHPKLMPSYWQFPTVSMGLGPLQAIYQARFLKYLTNRGIKDCSEQKVYCFMGDGETDEPESLGAIGMAAREGLDNLIFVINCNLQRLDGPVRGNGKIIQELEGGFRGAGWEVIKVIWGGLWDSLLEKDSSGKLLELMEQTVDGEYQNFKQKGGAYTRENFFNKFPETAKLVENLSDNDIWKLNRGGHDPVKVYAAFKRAVETKGRPTVILAKTVKGYGMGSAAEGMNIAHQVKKVDVNHLKAFRDRFDLPISDEEVESYSYYRPDENSPEIKYLKERREALGGFVPQRLEKFTSKLKIPTLSDFESITAGSGDREISTTMAFVRVLNVLLKDKELGKNIVPIVPDEARTFGMEGMFRQYGIYSSVGQKYIPQDKDQVAFYKEDIKGQVLQEGINELGAMSSWIAAATSYSVNDYPMIPFYIFYSMFGFQRTGDLCYAAGDQKARGFLVGGTSGRTTLNGEGLQHEDGHSHILANTIPNCVTYDPTYGYEVAVIVQNGMERMYGEKQEDIFYYITTLNENYAQPTMPNGAEEGIIKGIYKVKTFEAKNDFKVKILGSGSIFQEAIRAAEILSSEYNIKVDIYSVTSYNELTREAQEIERANLLNLEKEPQTPYIEKVLGSNSDNIVISATDYIKAYSEQLRPYVKGSFKALGTDGFGRSDSRENLRKFFEVDTNFIIYTTLAELARNGKIDKKVAIEAMKKYEIDANRINPLHA
- a CDS encoding lipoate--protein ligase family protein — its product is MKFNNKFRLIISQNLSSIENSNIDKALFKSFSKNSTPILRLYSWQDSVTLGAGQNIDDYKKLQRDYKSNVSKRLTGGGILFHGHDISYTILINPNEIENRDVKETYFLLCQFLIRFYETLDLNPKFAKDIKEITLSKSPFCQVGFEAYDIIIDGKKIGGNAQKRAKSCILQHGSIPLFSKNSSEFFGSSLEDFSKKLSFEEAKNILIKAFEEVFNVEFFEDKLNNEEIKIYNELCKD
- the lipA gene encoding lipoyl synthase; this translates as MTQNINVNIKSEVAYKKPEWLRKKLNPSAQIEMENLLKGVGGLHTICQEAKCPNISECFSNKNATFLILGNICTRRCTYCNVTTGMPNMVDESEIKKVTTSVLSLGLKFVVITSPARDDLKDGGAEQFYKVTRDIIEKSPETKVEILIPDFKGSEDSLKRVIESGATIIGHNIETVPSLYRIRRNGTYGRSLEVLRKLKELGGEKVKTKSALMVGLGETEDEMIAVFQDLLTVGCKFLSIGQYLAPSGDFEKVVEFVKPEQFEKYEKIAYSMGFEFVKASPYARSSYMAHHYLNMASAL
- a CDS encoding helix-turn-helix domain-containing protein yields the protein MTQRDMAGYIGVTPVTLRNWRKDKPRLYEIVMKGFAFEEAVKKAQQNADELKTLEESFKIKK
- a CDS encoding GGDEF domain-containing protein; its protein translation is MNKKLFLLTVLFFIQAINTFVTILLVEINSNSDILSEFISFSVLMLIIYILFERNKDIKSNKIVYLMIFILYFIFVTYYIKYQIEIIFLIYVYILSYYLVNKLNYMKEIKTTNIKLEIMSSIDYLTQVNNRKSIDYFLQENEKIFKQCSNEFSIILIDIDNFKEINDTYGHLIGDKVLIKIAEVLKKYVRDTDIVGRFGGEEFIIICSNTKQEGVKKLAENLRKILLKQDFEILRQVTASFGIASYKDTDNIDELIKRADRALYLAKSKGKNRVEQIL
- a CDS encoding ABC-F family ATP-binding cassette domain-containing protein is translated as MIELINIQKSYPTQTLYQDLNLRLNKGDKVGLVGRNGTGKSTLFKLILEEEQPDSGEIAKPKNYKIGALKQYFDFKEKTLLEETATALSEDDKYNIYKAEKILFGLGFSEEDFQKEPKSFSGGYQIRINLAKLLLTEPNMLLLDEPTNYLDILSIRWLREFLKSFDGEVILITHDRDFMNSVCTHTMGIIRKDAFIIAGGTQKFFEQLSANEEHYEKQKIAQEKKIKDLEEFIAKNKARAATATLAQSKVKILEKMDILEDIEYERDLKFDFNYKDTSAKFLLEVKDVSFGYDKNSILFKDITFALSRGETLGIIGKNGKGKSTLLNVLAGELKALSGSVDFHPSTVFGHFGQTNINHLNMNNTIMDEIHSVNVKLPESVIRNICGIMMFSGDNAKKKISLLSGGEKSRVMLGKIIAQDVNLLFLDEPTNHLDIESIEALTNAIKEFEGSSIIVTHSEELLRAVCDRLIVFTNDGADYFNGTYDEFLEKIGWGDDIDETKPSKTSNKDEKKDKPKINKKESKKLRAELVAKKSQDLKPLKAELEILEEKAKTLMGLDKTKVENEILEIMQKIESINIEFEQKMSEF
- a CDS encoding MOSC domain-containing protein, whose product is MATKISKVLYIKVGNVTVTKLTDQKREELVSGIKKYPVGKAYLTKNGFSDDFQADLLHHGGENKALFLFSCLTYKKISSYFENSFDMTNMAYFGENIILDEICEKDICIGDILKIGEAKIEITQPRQPCWKLSANTDKKNMTKFIFESGYTGFYAKVLKEGQILQNDEVILENRRNPKLTIEKLNQLIVNPLIDEELTINALNCEDLGLAFKNSLQKRYELGDKDDQFTFYHT
- a CDS encoding pyridoxamine 5'-phosphate oxidase family protein, with the protein product MRRAEFDIKDENSIKEVLESCEYGTLSLINGEKPYCVALNFVYFKGSIYFHGSSEGKKIDTIKANSNGAFLVVNPYSIIPSHFFDTVAACPATQFFASVLIEGTLNFIENSDEKAKVLSALMEKLQKDGGYEEISYNKPMYTKMIDKVTVIELKPENISCKIKVGQNLNDEKRDKLFEKLGNRASRVDIKTIKEMRIYNN